CAGCCGGGCCGGATGTCGAGCCACGCGCCCTGCCCGAGGTCGAGCCGCTGCACCTCGTCGCCGAGCGCACCCAGGCCGGGCTCGGCCTGGAGGTCGTCGAAGAGGGAGGCCTGGAATGCGATGCTCATGGCGCGAGCATAGCCCGAATGTTCGAACGGATGTTCGAGTGACCGAGCGCTGGGGAGAGCCCGATCAGGCCGCGCGGGCGCGGGACGCGCGGCGTCCGGCCCACGTCAGGAGGAGCGTCAGGGCGCAGATCATCGCGGCGATGACGGCGACCCACACCGCCACGGTGCCGTATCCGCCGCCGCCCGTCGCGGGATCCAGGAAGGGGTACGGGTAGTAGGTCGCCGCCCCCGTCACCTCGTTGCCCGTGATCGGCCCGCGCGCGAGCGTCACCGCGACCCAGACCAGCGGGAAGACGACGACCCGGCCGACCGCGCCGTAGCCGAGCGCCCGGCGGTCCGACGCGAGCAGCCAGTCGGCGAGGACGAGCAGGGGCACGACCACGTGCAGCACCTCGTTCGACCACGGGAGGTTGCCGCCGGGGATCGTCGGCAGGCCGCGCAGCAGCAGGTTGTAGACGATGCCGGTCGTGACCATGTAGGTGGTGGCCGCCAGCCGGAGGGTCGTCCAGCCGCGCCCGGGGGCGGGGGTCCGTCGCAGCAGCCGCACGGCGCCGACCGCCATGACCACGGCCGCCAGGAGGTTCGACTCGATGGTGAAGTACATGAGGAAGTCGACGGTCTTGCCCCAGATCCCCTCCACCCCGATGCTCCGCCAGTACGTGGAGCTGACCACGTACTGGCTCGTGACGGCGACCAGCACGGTCAGGGCGGTGAGGAGGCGGACGACGGCCCAGGTGATGCGCACGCTCCACCGTCCCACATCGGCCGTGCCTCGAGGATCCGCGGTCGGCGCGCCGCCGGTGGCGCGGCCTAGTTGTAGTTCCCAGTGAGGTTGTGAACGCGTTCGGCGGGCGTGAGTCCGCCGATGCCGGTGTGGGGGCGGTGGTGGTTGTAGTGATGCAGCCAGGCAGGGTAGGTCGCGGCGCGGGCCTCGTCGGTGCGATAGGGATGGGCGTAGGCCCACTCGGTGGCGAGGGTGCGGTTGAAGCGCTCGACCTTCCCGTTGGTCTGGGGCCGGTAGGGGCGGGTGCGTGTGTGGGCGATGGTGCCGAGCGCCTCGGTGAAGGCGTGGGAGCGGTAGCAGGAGCCGTTGTCCGTCAGGACACGGATCACGGTGATGCCCGCGGTGGTGAAGAACGCGTTCGCGCGGGCCCAGAACGCGGCGGCGGTCTCCTTGCGCTCGTCGGTGAGGATCTCGGAGTACGCGAGTCGGGAGTGGTCATCCACGGCGTGGTGCAGGAACGCGTATCCCCGCCCGGTCCGGGGAGTGTTCCTCCGGCCGGCCGCTCTGCCGAGGACTCGGTGCCCGCCGCCGTCCGGGATGCGGCCGAGCTTCTTGATGTCGACGTGGACCAGATCTCCCGGCGAGGAGTGCTCGTAGCGTCGGGCAGGAGACCGCCGGGCAGGGAGCCCGGTGCTCAGATCGACGTGCTCGAGCAACGGCATCCGATACCGGTTCAGCACCCGCTCGACCGTCGAACGCGGAACGCGGAGGTGGTAGCTGATGCGGTGCGGGCCCCACCGGCGAGTGAATCTCAGCGCGATGATCCGCCGCTCCCGACGCTGACTCGTGCGGGTCGGTTGCCGGTGCGGGCGGGATGAGCGGTCCGTCATCGGCAACCCGGCCCGATACCGGCGAGCCCATCTCGACGCGGTCGCGGGCGAGCACTGGAACCTCTCCGCCGCACGCCGGACCGGCCACCCGTCCTCGATGATCAACCGGGCAAGCCGAACCCTGCCCACGGGAGTGAACGGGGCGTTAGCGTGAGTCACGAAGACCTCCGTGGACGTTGATGAGTGTGGTAACCCACATCGTCCCGGAGGTCTTCGCTATCCGCCCCAGCGTTCACAACCTCCCGAGGAACTACACCTAGGCGTCCGTCCCGCGCCGGGGCCCGGCCGCGGGCGTCCCGTCACCAGCCGCGCGAGCGCCAGTCGGCGAGGGATGCGCGCTCCGCGCCGAGCGTCGTCGAGTCGCCGTGCCCGGGATGCACGTGCGCGTCGTCGGGGAAGCGCGCGAACAGGCGCTCCTCGACGTCGTCCATCAGCTGCCGGAAGCGGCCGGCGTCGCCCTGCGTGTTCCCGACGCCGCCGGGGAAGAGCGAGTCGCCCGTGAAGAGGTGGGTGCTGCCGTCGCCCGGCTGCAGCACGAGCGCGACGCTGCCCGGCGTGTGCCCGCGGAGCGCGACGACCTCGAGGGCCACGCTGCCGAAGGCCACCTGGTCGCCGTGCGCGAGGCGCCGGTCGGCGTCGACGGGCAGGTCGCCCGCGTCGGCGTCGCCCACGGCGGAGGCCGCGTCGGTCGCGTCGAGGACGGCGGCGAGCGCGCCGTGGTGGTCGGCGTGGCCGTGCGTGGTGACGACCACGGCGAGCCGCCCCACGGGATCCGGCTCCGCCACGAGCGCGAGCAGCCGGTCGACGTCGGAGGCCGCGTCGACGAGCAGGCGCTCGCCGGAGTCGAGGTCGGTGAGGAGGTACGCGTCGTTGTCCATGGAGCCGACGGACGCCTTGCGGATCTCCACGTCGCCCGCCACGTGCACGTGCGAGGGGCCGCCGGGGGACACGTGCCAGGGTGCGCTCATGCCGAAAAGGCTACGCGCGCGAGGACCCCCGCGATCAGGGCAGCCGGACGTTATACACCGAGACACGCCGAGGATGCAAGATTTCGCTGGACATGGCGCGTCGCGACCCGTATGGTGATCCTTTGCGCTCCCACTCCCTTTTGCCTTCATATTGCGGTCGGTCATCGTGTGCGCTCGGGTCGATCCCGAGCCCATCCCGCGAGGTGTGGCGAGCAACTCCATCAGGATCGGCACGGGTCACGTCCCGGGTCGGTCTCGGCGTATCGACGACATCGGAGCCCGACGGGGCCCACGGAGGTAATTTCCTTGGCTGCTGCGCGCAACGCAACTCCCACTCCCCAGAACGGTCGCGACGCATCGCGGCTCTCGTTCGCGAAGATCACTGACACCCTCACCGTCCCCGACCTCCTCGCCCTGCAGACCGAGAGCTTCGACTGGCTCGTCGGCTCGGACGCGTGGAAGCGGCGCGTCGAGGAGGGCACCAAGCAGGGTCGCACCGACCTGGCGCTCAACTCCGGCCTCGAGGAGATCTTCGAGGAGATCTCCCCCATCGAGGACCTGGGCGAGACCATGCAGCTCGGGTTCACGAACCCGTACCTCGAGGAGCAGAAGTACTCCATCGACGAGTGCAAGGAGCGCGGCAAGACCTACTCCGCTCCCCTCTACGTCGAGGCCGAGTTCATGAACCACCTCACGGGTGAGATCAAGACCCAGACGGTCTTCATGGGCGACTTCCCCCTCATGACGGAGAAGGGCACGTTCATCATCAACGGCACCGAGCGTGTCGTCGTGTCCCAGCTCGTCCGCTCGCCCGGCGTGTACTTCGAGCGCCAGCAGGAGAAGACCTCCGACAAGGACATCTACTCCGCCCGCGTCATCCCCTCGCGCGGCGCCTGGCTCGAGTTCGAGATCGACAAGCGCGACCAGGTCGGCGTGCGCATCGACCGCAAGCGCAAGCAGTCGGTCACCGTGTTCCTGAAGGCCCTCGGCCTCACCAGCGAGCAGATCCTCGAGGAGTTTAAGGGCGTCGCGTCCATCGAGCTCACGCTCGAGAAGGACTCCATTCTCACCAAGGAGGAGGCCCTCAAGGACATCTACCGCAAGCTCCGTCCCGGCGAGCAGGTCGCTGCCGAGGCCGCCCGCGCGCTGCTGGACAACTTCTACTTCAACCCGAAGCGCTACGACCTGGCGAAGGTGGGTCGCTACAAGATCAACCGCAAGCTCGGCATCGACAAGCAGCTCACCGACTCGGTGCTCACGGTCGAGGACATCCTCGCGACCATCAAGTACCTCGTGTCGCTGCACGCGAACGAGACGAAGATGAACGGCACGCGCGACGGCAAGCCCGTCGAGCTGCGCCTCGACGTGGACGACATCGACCACTTCGGCAACCGCCGCATCCGCGCGGTCGGCGAGCTCATCCAGAACCAGGTCCGCACCGGCCTGTCCCGTATGGAGCGCGTCGTCCGCGAGCGCATGACCACGCAGGACATCGAGGCCATCACGCCGCAGACCCTGATCAACGTGCGCCCCGTCGTCGCCGCGATCAAGGAGTTCTTCGGCACGAGCCAGCTGTCGCAGTTCATGGACCAGAACAACCCGCTCGCGGGTCTCACCCACAAGCGCCGCCTCTCGGCGCTCGGCCCGGGTGGTCTGTCCCGTGAGCGCGCCGGCGTCGAGGTCCGCGACGTCCACCCGTCGCACTACGGCCGCATGTGCCCCATCGAGACCCCGGAAGGCCCGAACATCGGCCTGATCGGCTCGCTGGCGTCGTTCGCCCGCATCAACTCGTTCGGCTTCATCGAGACCCCGTACCGTCGCGTCGTCGACGGCGTGGTCACCGACCAGATCGACTACCTCACGGCCAGCGAGGAGGACGAGTTCCTCGTCGCCCAGGCCAACGCGCCCCTCACGAAGGACTTCCGCTTCGCGGAGGACCGCGTCCTCGTCCGCCCCAAGGGCGGTGAGGTGGAGCTCGTCGCGAAGGAGAACGTCCACTACATGGACGTCTCCCCGCGCCAGATGGTGTCGGTCGCGACCTCGCTCATCCCGTTCCTCGAGCACGACGATGCGAACCGCGCGCTCATGGGCGCCAACATGCAGCGTCAGGCCGTCCCGCTGCTGCGCAGCGAGAGCCCGCTCGTCGGCACCGGCATGGAGGGCTACGCGGCCATCGACGCCGGCGACGTCCTCACCGCCGACGCCTCGGGCGTCGTCGCCGAGGTGTCCGCCGAGGTCGTCACCATCCAGCTCGACGAGGGCGGCACGCAGACCTATTACCTGCGCAAGTTCGACCGCTCCAACCAGGGCACGAGCTACAACCACCGTGTCCTGGTCTCGGCCGGCGACCGCATCGAGGCCGGCGAGGTCATCGCCGACGGCCCCGCCACGGAGAACGGCGAGCTCGCGCTCGGCAAGAACCTGCTCGTCGCGTTCATGCCGTGGGAGGGCCACAACTTCGAGGACGCGATCATCCTGAGCCAGAACCTGGTCAAGGACGACACCCTCTCCTCCATCCACATCGAGGAGTACGAGGTCGACGCGCGCGACACCAAGCTCGGCAAGGAGGAGATCACCCGTGACCTCCCCAACGTCAGCCCGGAGCTGCTCGCCGACCTCGACGAGCGCGGAATCATCCGCATCGGCGCCGAGGTCCGCCCCGGCGACATCCTCGTGGGCAAGGTCACGCCGAAGGGCGAGACCGAGCTCAGCGCCGAGGAGCGCCTGCTGCGCGCGATCTTCAACGAGAAGAGCCGCGAGGTCCGCGACACGTCCCTGAAGGTGCCCCACGGCGAGCAGGGCACGATCATCGGCGTCAAGGTCTTCGACTCGCAGGACGGCGACGACGAGCTCGGCTCGGGCGTCAACCAGCGCGTCGTGGTGTTCATCGCGCAGAAGCGCAAGATCACCGAGGGCGACAAGCTCGCCGGCCGTCACGGCAACAAGGGCGTCATCTCCAAGATCCTGCCGGTCGAGGACATGCCGTTCCTCGCCGACGGGACCCCGGTCGACGTCATCCTCAACCCGCTCGGCATCCCCGGCCGCATGAACTTCGGCCAGGTCCTGGAGACCCACCTCGGGTGGAGCGCCAAGCAGGGCTGGGAGGTCGAGGGCAAGCCCAAGTGGGCCGAGCGCCTGCCCGACCACGCGCGCCAGGCTCCGGCCGGCACGAAGGTCGCCACCCCGGTGTTCGACGGAGCGCTCGAGGAGGAGATCGCCGGCCTGCTCGACTCGACGACGGTCACCCGCGACGGCGACCGCCTCATCGGATCCAGCGGCAAGACGCGCCTGTTCGACGGCCGCTCCGGCGAGCCGTTCCCCGAGCCCGTGTCGGTCGGCTACATGTACATCCTGAAGCTGCACCACCTGGTGGACGACAAGATCCACGCGCGCTCCACGGGTCCCTACTCGATGATCACGCAGCAGCCCCTGGGCGGTAAGGCCCAGTTCGGTGGCCAGCGGTTCGGTGAGATGGAGGTCTGGGCGCTCGAGGCCTATGGCGCCGCGTACGCGCTGCAGGAGCTCCTCACCATCAAGTCGGACGACATCCTCGGCCGCGTGAAGGTGTACGAGGCCATCGTCAAGGGCGAGAACATCCAGGAACCGGGTATCCCCGAGTCCTTCAAGGTCCTGATCAAGGAGATGCAGTCCCTCTGCCTGAACGTCGAGGTGCTCTCGGCGGACGGCCAGGCGGTCAGCCTGCGCGACACGGATGACGAGGTCTTCCGCGCCGCGGAGGAGCTCGGCATCAACATCTCCACCCGCTTCGAGTCGTCCAGCATCGACGACATCTAAGCCCGCTCAAGACTTTCGACTCGAAGCTTTCCAAGGAGAGAAGGAAAATTGCTCGACGTAACAACTTTCGATGAGCTGCGGATCGGCCTGGCCACGGCCGATGACATCCGCCGCTGGTCGCACGGTGAGGTCAAGAAGCCCGAGACCATCAACTACCGCACTCTGAAGCCCGAGAAGGACGGCCTCTTCGGAGAGCAGATCTTCGGACCCAGCCGCGACTGGGAGTGCTCCTGCGGCAAGTACAAGCGGGTGCGCTTCAAGGGCATCGTCTGCGAGCGCTGCGGCGTCGAGGTCACCAAGTCCGCGGTCCGCCGCGAGCGCATGGGACACATCGAGCTCGCCGCGCCCGTCACGCACATCTGGTACTTCAAGGGCGTCCCGTCGCGCCTCGGCTACCTGCTCGACATGGCGCCGAAGGACCTCGAGAAGGTCATCTACTTCGCCGCCTACATGGTGATCAGCGTGGACGAGGATGCTCGCCACGAGGACATGCCTGGCCTCGAGAACGAGCTCCGGCTCGAGATCAAGACCCTGCAGGACCAGCGCGACAGCCAGATCGCCGAGCGCCTCGGGCGTCTCGAGACCGACCTGGCCGCGCTGGAGGCCGAGGGCGCCAAGAGCGACCAGAAGCGCCGCGCGAAGGACGGCGCCGAGAAGGAGATGGGTCAGACGCGCAAGGCGTTCGACGAGGACATCTCCCGTCTCGAGCGCGTCTGGGAGGAGTTCCGCAGCCTCAAGGTCGGCGAGCTCAAGCCCGAGGACGCCGTCTTCCACGAGCTGCAGGACCGCTTCGGCATCTACTTCGAGGCCCACATGGGCGCCGAGGCGATCCAGAAGCGCCTGGAGGCCTTCGACCTCGAGGCCGAGGGGGAGCTGCTCCGCGAGCAGATCGCCACCGGCAAGGGCCAGAAGAAGATCCGCGCCATCAAGCGCCTGCGCGTCGTCAGCTCCTTCCTCGCCACCGGCAACTCGCCGGCCGCGATGGTGCTGCAGGTCGTCCCGGTCATCCCGCCGGAGCTGCGCCCGATGGTGCAGCTCGACGGCGGACGCTTCGCGACCAGCGACCTGAACGACCTGTACCGCCGGGTCATCAACCGCAACAACCGCCTCCGTCGTCTGCTGGATCTCGGCGCCCCCGAGATCATCGTCAACAACGAGAAGCGCATGCTGCAGGAGGCCGTCGACGCGCTGTTCGACAACGGCCGCCGCGGTCGTCCCGTCACGGGCACCGGCAACCGCGCGCTCAAGTCCCTCAGCGACATGCTGAAGGGCAAGCAGGGCCGGTTCCGCCAGAACCTGCTCGGCAAGCGCGTGGACTACTCGGGCCGCTCGGTCATCATCGTCGGACCGCAGCTGAAGCTGCACCAGTGCGGTCTGCCCAAGCAGATGGCGCTCGAGCTGTTCAAGCCGTTCGTCATCAAGCGCCTGATCGACCTGAGCCACGCCCAGAACATCAAGGCCGCCAAGCGCATGGTCGAGCGCAGCCGCGGACAGGTCTGGGACGTGCTCGAGGAGATCATCCGCGAGCGCCCCGTGCTGCTCAACCGCGCGCCCACGCTCCACCGTCTGGGCATCCAGGCGTTCGAGCCGCAGCTCGTGGAGGGCAAGGCGATCCAGCTGCACCCGCTCGTCTGCGCCGCGTTCAACGCGGACTTCGACGGCGACCAGATGGCCGTCCACCTGCCCCTGTCGGTCGAGGCCCAGGCCGAGGCGCGCATCCTGATGCTCGCCTCGAACAACATCCTCAAGCCGTCGGACGGACGCCCGGTCACCCTGCCCACGCAGGACATGATCATCGGCCTGCACCACCTGACCACCCTCAAGGAGGGCGTCGCCGGTGAGGGTCGCGCGTTCAGCTCGGTGGCCGAGGCCATCCTGGCGAAGGACCAGCTCTCGCTGGACCTCAACGCCAAGGTGCGCATCCGCCTGCACGACATCTACTTCGGCGAGGGCGAGGCGCCCGAGGGCGTCGAGCTCGACGAGAAGGGCAAGACGGTCGGCCCCGTGCTGCTCGAGACCACCCTCGGTCGCGCGCTGTTCAACGAGACCCTGCCGGTCGACTACCCCTACATCGAGGCCGTCGCCGACAAGGGCAAGCTCTCCGAGATCGTCAACGACCTCGCGGAGCGCTACCCCAAGGTGGAGGTCGCGGCAGCGCTCGACCGGATCAAGGACGCGGGCTTCTACTGGGCCACGCGCTCCGGCGTCACGGTCGCCCTCTCCGACGTGCTGACCCCGCCCACCAAGGCGGCCATCCTGTCGGGCTACGAGAAGCAGGCCGCCAAGGTCCAGGGCCAGTTCGAGAAGGGACTCACGACGAACGCCGAGCGTCGTCAGGAGCTCATCGAGATCTGGAACAAGGCCACCGCCGAGGTCGCGAAGGCGATGGAGGACAACCTCCCCGCCGACAACAACATCAACCGCATGGTGTCCTCCGGGGCACGAGGCAACTGGATGCAGGTCCGCCAGATCGCCGGCATGCGCGGCCTCGTGTCGAACCCGAAGGGCGAGATCATCCCCCGCCCGATCGTCCACTCGTACCGCGAGGGCCTGACGGTGGCGGAGTACTTCATCTCCACCCACGGTGCTCGCAAGGGACTGGCCGACACCGCGCTGCGCACCGCCGACTCCGGGTAC
This window of the Clavibacter sepedonicus genome carries:
- a CDS encoding Pr6Pr family membrane protein → MRITWAVVRLLTALTVLVAVTSQYVVSSTYWRSIGVEGIWGKTVDFLMYFTIESNLLAAVVMAVGAVRLLRRTPAPGRGWTTLRLAATTYMVTTGIVYNLLLRGLPTIPGGNLPWSNEVLHVVVPLLVLADWLLASDRRALGYGAVGRVVVFPLVWVAVTLARGPITGNEVTGAATYYPYPFLDPATGGGGYGTVAVWVAVIAAMICALTLLLTWAGRRASRARAA
- a CDS encoding IS481-like element ISCmi2 family transposase, whose amino-acid sequence is MTHANAPFTPVGRVRLARLIIEDGWPVRRAAERFQCSPATASRWARRYRAGLPMTDRSSRPHRQPTRTSQRRERRIIALRFTRRWGPHRISYHLRVPRSTVERVLNRYRMPLLEHVDLSTGLPARRSPARRYEHSSPGDLVHVDIKKLGRIPDGGGHRVLGRAAGRRNTPRTGRGYAFLHHAVDDHSRLAYSEILTDERKETAAAFWARANAFFTTAGITVIRVLTDNGSCYRSHAFTEALGTIAHTRTRPYRPQTNGKVERFNRTLATEWAYAHPYRTDEARAATYPAWLHHYNHHRPHTGIGGLTPAERVHNLTGNYN
- a CDS encoding MBL fold metallo-hydrolase gives rise to the protein MSAPWHVSPGGPSHVHVAGDVEIRKASVGSMDNDAYLLTDLDSGERLLVDAASDVDRLLALVAEPDPVGRLAVVVTTHGHADHHGALAAVLDATDAASAVGDADAGDLPVDADRRLAHGDQVAFGSVALEVVALRGHTPGSVALVLQPGDGSTHLFTGDSLFPGGVGNTQGDAGRFRQLMDDVEERLFARFPDDAHVHPGHGDSTTLGAERASLADWRSRGW
- the rpoB gene encoding DNA-directed RNA polymerase subunit beta, yielding MAAARNATPTPQNGRDASRLSFAKITDTLTVPDLLALQTESFDWLVGSDAWKRRVEEGTKQGRTDLALNSGLEEIFEEISPIEDLGETMQLGFTNPYLEEQKYSIDECKERGKTYSAPLYVEAEFMNHLTGEIKTQTVFMGDFPLMTEKGTFIINGTERVVVSQLVRSPGVYFERQQEKTSDKDIYSARVIPSRGAWLEFEIDKRDQVGVRIDRKRKQSVTVFLKALGLTSEQILEEFKGVASIELTLEKDSILTKEEALKDIYRKLRPGEQVAAEAARALLDNFYFNPKRYDLAKVGRYKINRKLGIDKQLTDSVLTVEDILATIKYLVSLHANETKMNGTRDGKPVELRLDVDDIDHFGNRRIRAVGELIQNQVRTGLSRMERVVRERMTTQDIEAITPQTLINVRPVVAAIKEFFGTSQLSQFMDQNNPLAGLTHKRRLSALGPGGLSRERAGVEVRDVHPSHYGRMCPIETPEGPNIGLIGSLASFARINSFGFIETPYRRVVDGVVTDQIDYLTASEEDEFLVAQANAPLTKDFRFAEDRVLVRPKGGEVELVAKENVHYMDVSPRQMVSVATSLIPFLEHDDANRALMGANMQRQAVPLLRSESPLVGTGMEGYAAIDAGDVLTADASGVVAEVSAEVVTIQLDEGGTQTYYLRKFDRSNQGTSYNHRVLVSAGDRIEAGEVIADGPATENGELALGKNLLVAFMPWEGHNFEDAIILSQNLVKDDTLSSIHIEEYEVDARDTKLGKEEITRDLPNVSPELLADLDERGIIRIGAEVRPGDILVGKVTPKGETELSAEERLLRAIFNEKSREVRDTSLKVPHGEQGTIIGVKVFDSQDGDDELGSGVNQRVVVFIAQKRKITEGDKLAGRHGNKGVISKILPVEDMPFLADGTPVDVILNPLGIPGRMNFGQVLETHLGWSAKQGWEVEGKPKWAERLPDHARQAPAGTKVATPVFDGALEEEIAGLLDSTTVTRDGDRLIGSSGKTRLFDGRSGEPFPEPVSVGYMYILKLHHLVDDKIHARSTGPYSMITQQPLGGKAQFGGQRFGEMEVWALEAYGAAYALQELLTIKSDDILGRVKVYEAIVKGENIQEPGIPESFKVLIKEMQSLCLNVEVLSADGQAVSLRDTDDEVFRAAEELGINISTRFESSSIDDI
- a CDS encoding DNA-directed RNA polymerase subunit beta', whose translation is MLDVTTFDELRIGLATADDIRRWSHGEVKKPETINYRTLKPEKDGLFGEQIFGPSRDWECSCGKYKRVRFKGIVCERCGVEVTKSAVRRERMGHIELAAPVTHIWYFKGVPSRLGYLLDMAPKDLEKVIYFAAYMVISVDEDARHEDMPGLENELRLEIKTLQDQRDSQIAERLGRLETDLAALEAEGAKSDQKRRAKDGAEKEMGQTRKAFDEDISRLERVWEEFRSLKVGELKPEDAVFHELQDRFGIYFEAHMGAEAIQKRLEAFDLEAEGELLREQIATGKGQKKIRAIKRLRVVSSFLATGNSPAAMVLQVVPVIPPELRPMVQLDGGRFATSDLNDLYRRVINRNNRLRRLLDLGAPEIIVNNEKRMLQEAVDALFDNGRRGRPVTGTGNRALKSLSDMLKGKQGRFRQNLLGKRVDYSGRSVIIVGPQLKLHQCGLPKQMALELFKPFVIKRLIDLSHAQNIKAAKRMVERSRGQVWDVLEEIIRERPVLLNRAPTLHRLGIQAFEPQLVEGKAIQLHPLVCAAFNADFDGDQMAVHLPLSVEAQAEARILMLASNNILKPSDGRPVTLPTQDMIIGLHHLTTLKEGVAGEGRAFSSVAEAILAKDQLSLDLNAKVRIRLHDIYFGEGEAPEGVELDEKGKTVGPVLLETTLGRALFNETLPVDYPYIEAVADKGKLSEIVNDLAERYPKVEVAAALDRIKDAGFYWATRSGVTVALSDVLTPPTKAAILSGYEKQAAKVQGQFEKGLTTNAERRQELIEIWNKATAEVAKAMEDNLPADNNINRMVSSGARGNWMQVRQIAGMRGLVSNPKGEIIPRPIVHSYREGLTVAEYFISTHGARKGLADTALRTADSGYLTRRLVDVSQDVIIREDDCGTSRGLDLPIATKGADGSSVRDSNVENSVYARSLAADAVNEAGEVVAPAGSDVGDVMIDHLIAAGVHEIKVRSVLTCESAVGVCAACYGRSLATGKLVDIGEVVGIIAAQSIGEPGTQLTMRTFHTGGVASADDITQGLPRVQELFEARTPKGASPIAEAAGRITIEDTDRSRKVILTPDNGDEPHIYPVLKRATLLVEDGQHVELGQQLHVGAIDPKEVLRVKGVREVQKHLVGGVQGVYRSQGVPIHDKHIEVIVRQMLRKVTVVEHGDTDLLPGELVDRARYNEVNRATLTEGKKTASARQEVMGITKASLATESWLSAASFQETTRVLTQAAMEGKSDPLMGLKENVIIGKLIPAGTGLAKYRDVTVTATEEAKAERYPNRIFTDESVFNESDLSFVDFDSFSSDDYTPGTYN